In Myxococcales bacterium, the following proteins share a genomic window:
- a CDS encoding class I SAM-dependent rRNA methyltransferase, which translates to MPTYPQIILKPGREKSLLNRHPWVFSGALEHEPGGIAPGAVVDVTDASGRFLGRGTYNPASQIRVRVFTFRDEALDADWFRQRLREAEGWRRDLLPPDTNAFRVLFGEADHVPGLIVDRYDRGLVVTFATAGADYLREIILEALIDACRPDWIMERSTGGYRKEEGLPPRVEAMYGDVPDEPVRIRENGHAFLVDVRAGQKTGFFLDQRESREALGQMARGRTVLNAFGYSGAFSVYALAGGARRAVTVDLSEDAMSLARQNHEINGQAVEPADLVIADIFNFLREDKTDFDLIVLDPPAFAKSKAALVRATRGYKDINWLAMRRLPPGGLLFTFSCSGHVTADLHRKILFAAALDAHREVQILRILGHGLDHPLNVYHPEGEYLTGFICRVGE; encoded by the coding sequence ATGCCAACCTATCCGCAGATCATCCTGAAGCCCGGCCGCGAAAAGTCCCTGCTCAACCGTCACCCGTGGGTTTTTTCGGGCGCCCTGGAACACGAACCCGGCGGCATCGCGCCGGGCGCGGTGGTGGACGTGACGGACGCAAGCGGCCGGTTTCTCGGCCGCGGCACCTACAACCCGGCCAGCCAGATCCGCGTGCGGGTCTTTACGTTCCGCGACGAAGCGCTCGACGCGGATTGGTTCCGCCAGCGCCTGCGGGAAGCCGAGGGCTGGCGGCGCGACCTGCTGCCGCCCGACACCAACGCCTTCCGCGTGTTGTTCGGCGAAGCCGACCACGTGCCCGGCCTGATCGTCGACCGCTACGACCGCGGCCTGGTGGTGACGTTCGCCACCGCCGGCGCCGACTATCTGCGCGAGATCATTCTGGAGGCGCTGATCGACGCCTGCCGCCCCGACTGGATCATGGAGCGCAGCACGGGCGGCTACCGCAAGGAAGAGGGGCTGCCGCCGCGCGTCGAAGCGATGTACGGCGACGTGCCCGACGAGCCGGTGCGCATCCGCGAAAACGGGCACGCCTTCCTGGTCGATGTCCGCGCGGGGCAGAAGACCGGCTTTTTCCTCGACCAGCGCGAATCGCGCGAGGCGCTCGGGCAAATGGCCCGGGGGCGCACGGTGCTCAACGCGTTCGGCTATTCGGGCGCGTTTTCCGTGTACGCTCTCGCCGGCGGCGCCCGGCGCGCGGTGACGGTCGACCTGAGCGAGGACGCCATGAGTCTGGCGCGGCAAAATCACGAGATCAACGGCCAGGCCGTCGAGCCCGCGGACTTGGTGATCGCCGACATTTTCAATTTCCTCCGCGAGGATAAAACCGACTTCGACCTGATCGTGCTGGACCCGCCCGCCTTCGCCAAGAGCAAGGCGGCGCTGGTGCGCGCGACCCGCGGCTACAAGGACATCAACTGGCTGGCGATGCGCCGCCTGCCGCCCGGCGGGCTGCTGTTCACCTTTTCCTGCTCGGGCCACGTGACGGCGGATTTGCATCGCAAAATTTTGTTCGCGGCCGCGCTCGACGCCCATCGGGAGGTGCAGATTCTGCGCATCCTGGGCCACGGCCTGGATCATCCCTTGAACGTCTATCACCCCGAGGGCGAATACCTGACCGGTTTCATCTGCCGAGTCGGCGAATAA
- the fdnG gene encoding formate dehydrogenase-N subunit alpha gives MELTRRSFLKAGGAALAVLTGLPGLNLSAAFAYSDKMGKLKAAKVASTICPYCGVGCGALMYSRPDKGKWKIINLEGDPDHPINRGSLCSKGSAIFQIHDDPGKKRLQYVEYRAAGSNKWVRKSWDWALTEIAKRVYATREASFVEKNAAGQLVNRTEGIASLGGAALDNEEGYLLSKWMRSLGVVYLEHQARICHSPSVAGLAASFGRGAMTNHWTDLQYADAVLVMGANAAENHPISFKWITEAIEKRGAKLISVDPRFTRTSARAHIYAPLRAGTDIALLGGMVKYILDNNLYFDEYVREYTNAPFLINPDYQFADGLFSGYDPAKRGYDTATWQYQKDEKGVPKRDPSMKDPFCVMQLLKKHFERYDLEMVSKITGTPPDVLKQVYDAFGSTGKPNKAGTILYAMGTTHHTYGTQNIRAYSIIQLLLGNMGIAGGGINAMRGESNVQGSTDQALLFHIIPGYINSPSDGEDTIDALMKKYYEGKNTDPLSLAWWGNCRKYLVSLLKEWYGDAAKPENDFAYSWLPKRGANYSHISLFEDMAKGKIKGAFLFGQNPAVGGPNTLFERDALAKLDWMVAVDLWETETSVFWKRDGVNPANIKTEVFRLPALASVEKEGSISNSGRWIQWRYKGGDGPGEAMDDLYIIHALQRAVAKLYKQKGGKLADAVTKIHWPYDNGHGHPDVHKVAKAMNGYDVKTGKQLINFTTLQADGSTACGLWIYSGGYNEAGNNYARRDSKDTHLSMYHNWSYCWPLNRRIIYNRASVNPDGQPWDAERAVITAMKKPDGTWGWSGDIPDGGMPPLAVAKQAGTPGLPFIMKAEGVGGLFAAGMVDGPFPTHYEPMESPVVNKLYPKQSTDPAAFIYAGGSGEFGKPDQYPIIGTTYRLSEHWQAGAMTRNLPWLNELFPELFVEMSEELAKEKGIANGDLIKVWNGRGTVVAKACVTMRFRPMNIDGKTVHTVGIPWHWGYCGLCSGDSANILTPHVGDANTRIPEYKAFLVDIKKA, from the coding sequence ATGGAGTTGACCAGACGGAGTTTCCTGAAGGCCGGCGGCGCGGCGCTGGCGGTGCTGACAGGACTCCCGGGCCTGAACCTGAGCGCCGCTTTTGCCTATAGCGACAAGATGGGCAAATTGAAAGCGGCCAAGGTAGCCTCGACGATCTGCCCGTACTGCGGCGTGGGCTGTGGCGCTTTGATGTACAGCCGACCGGACAAGGGCAAGTGGAAGATCATCAACCTCGAGGGCGACCCGGACCATCCCATCAATCGCGGTTCCCTTTGCAGTAAGGGAAGCGCCATCTTCCAGATCCACGACGATCCGGGCAAGAAGCGCCTGCAGTATGTCGAATACCGCGCGGCCGGCTCGAACAAATGGGTGCGCAAATCGTGGGACTGGGCGCTGACGGAAATCGCCAAACGGGTGTATGCCACCCGCGAGGCGTCGTTCGTCGAAAAGAACGCCGCCGGCCAACTCGTCAACCGCACCGAGGGCATCGCCAGCTTGGGCGGCGCCGCGCTCGACAACGAAGAAGGCTACCTGCTTTCGAAATGGATGCGCAGCTTGGGCGTGGTGTATCTCGAACACCAGGCGCGCATTTGTCACAGCCCGTCGGTGGCCGGCCTGGCGGCCTCGTTCGGACGCGGAGCGATGACCAACCACTGGACCGACCTCCAGTACGCCGACGCGGTTCTGGTCATGGGCGCGAACGCGGCGGAGAACCACCCGATTTCCTTCAAGTGGATCACCGAGGCGATCGAAAAACGCGGCGCGAAGCTGATCAGTGTCGATCCCCGCTTCACCCGCACCAGCGCGCGGGCGCACATCTACGCCCCGCTTCGCGCGGGAACCGATATCGCGCTGCTGGGCGGCATGGTGAAGTACATCCTCGACAACAACCTGTATTTCGATGAATACGTGCGCGAATACACCAACGCGCCGTTTCTCATCAATCCCGACTACCAGTTCGCCGACGGCCTTTTCTCGGGCTACGACCCGGCCAAGCGCGGTTACGACACCGCCACCTGGCAATACCAGAAAGACGAAAAGGGCGTTCCCAAGCGCGATCCATCCATGAAGGATCCGTTCTGCGTGATGCAACTGCTTAAAAAACATTTCGAACGGTACGACCTGGAAATGGTCAGTAAAATTACCGGAACCCCGCCGGACGTGCTCAAACAGGTGTACGATGCGTTTGGATCGACCGGCAAACCCAACAAGGCGGGCACCATCCTTTACGCGATGGGCACGACGCACCATACTTACGGGACTCAAAACATCCGCGCCTATTCGATCATCCAATTGCTCCTGGGTAACATGGGCATTGCCGGCGGTGGCATCAATGCCATGCGCGGCGAAAGCAACGTGCAAGGCAGCACCGACCAGGCGCTGCTCTTCCACATCATCCCCGGTTACATCAACAGCCCGTCCGATGGCGAGGACACGATCGACGCCTTGATGAAGAAATACTACGAAGGCAAGAACACCGATCCTCTCTCCCTCGCCTGGTGGGGCAACTGCCGTAAGTATCTCGTCAGTCTGTTGAAAGAGTGGTACGGCGACGCGGCGAAACCCGAAAACGATTTCGCTTACTCCTGGCTGCCCAAGCGCGGCGCCAACTACAGCCACATCTCCCTTTTTGAAGACATGGCCAAGGGCAAGATCAAGGGCGCGTTCCTGTTCGGGCAAAACCCGGCGGTCGGCGGCCCGAACACCCTGTTCGAGCGCGATGCGCTGGCCAAGCTCGACTGGATGGTCGCCGTCGATTTGTGGGAAACCGAAACCAGCGTCTTCTGGAAACGCGACGGCGTGAACCCGGCCAACATCAAAACCGAGGTTTTCCGCCTGCCGGCGTTGGCCAGTGTCGAAAAGGAAGGCTCGATCAGCAACAGCGGCCGCTGGATTCAGTGGCGCTACAAGGGCGGCGACGGTCCGGGCGAGGCGATGGACGATTTGTACATCATCCACGCCTTGCAGCGCGCCGTGGCCAAACTGTACAAGCAAAAGGGCGGCAAACTGGCCGACGCCGTGACTAAAATCCATTGGCCGTACGACAACGGCCACGGCCATCCCGACGTCCACAAGGTCGCCAAGGCGATGAACGGCTACGACGTGAAGACGGGCAAGCAATTGATCAACTTCACCACGTTGCAGGCCGATGGCTCCACTGCTTGCGGTCTTTGGATCTATAGCGGCGGTTACAACGAAGCCGGCAACAATTACGCCCGTCGCGACAGCAAGGACACGCATCTTTCCATGTACCACAACTGGTCGTACTGCTGGCCGCTCAATCGCCGCATCATTTACAACCGCGCCTCGGTCAATCCCGATGGCCAGCCGTGGGATGCCGAACGCGCGGTGATCACCGCCATGAAGAAACCCGACGGCACCTGGGGCTGGTCCGGCGACATCCCCGACGGCGGCATGCCGCCGCTGGCGGTGGCGAAACAAGCCGGGACGCCTGGCTTGCCGTTCATTATGAAAGCCGAGGGTGTTGGTGGTTTGTTCGCGGCTGGCATGGTGGATGGGCCTTTCCCGACGCACTACGAGCCGATGGAAAGCCCGGTGGTCAACAAACTGTATCCGAAACAATCGACCGACCCGGCGGCTTTCATCTATGCTGGCGGGTCTGGCGAGTTCGGCAAACCCGACCAGTACCCAATCATTGGCACGACCTACCGCCTCAGCGAGCACTGGCAGGCCGGTGCGATGACCCGCAACCTGCCCTGGCTCAACGAACTGTTCCCCGAATTGTTCGTGGAAATGAGCGAGGAACTGGCGAAGGAAAAGGGCATCGCCAACGGCGATCTGATCAAGGTCTGGAACGGCCGCGGCACGGTGGTCGCCAAGGCCTGCGTCACGATGCGGTTCCGCCCGATGAACATCGACGGAAAAACGGTACACACCGTGGGCATACCGTGGCACTGGGGCTATTGCGGTCTTTGCAGCGGCGATTCGGCCAACATCCTCACTCCTCACGTGGGCGACGCGAACACCCGGATTCCGGAGTACAAGGCGTTCCTCGTGGACATCAAAAAAGCTTAA
- the fdhD gene encoding formate dehydrogenase accessory sulfurtransferase FdhD, which produces MGTVRRRILECRPGRVDEKEIQVVRETPLTVRLNSRELVTLLCDGENFRELALGFLYNEGLLERETALGRVAVNEKTGEADVEAKVDERLLTAIHGKRLVTTGCGKGSVFYHVLDSVKAGRVQIAGDLRLPLSFLIEQGRVLAGRSETHRQTRGTHGAALLDRAGVVCFREDIGRHNALDKLAGWLLTERRDPAELALYTTGRVTSEVVLKAARLGTPIIASRAMPTELALQLAEQIGLTVVCALRGSSCLVVLGPERIDLEG; this is translated from the coding sequence GTGGGCACCGTCCGCCGCCGGATCCTCGAGTGCCGACCCGGCCGGGTCGACGAAAAGGAAATCCAGGTCGTCCGCGAAACGCCGCTGACGGTGCGGCTCAACAGCCGCGAACTGGTCACGCTGCTGTGCGACGGCGAGAACTTTCGCGAATTGGCGCTGGGCTTTTTATACAACGAGGGCTTGCTCGAACGCGAAACGGCGCTGGGCCGCGTGGCGGTGAACGAAAAAACCGGCGAGGCCGATGTCGAGGCCAAGGTCGATGAGCGCCTACTGACGGCGATTCACGGCAAACGCCTGGTGACCACCGGCTGCGGCAAGGGCAGCGTGTTTTATCACGTGCTCGATTCGGTCAAGGCCGGGCGCGTGCAAATCGCCGGCGATTTGCGGTTGCCGCTGTCGTTTCTCATCGAGCAGGGGCGGGTGCTCGCCGGCCGCTCGGAAACCCATCGCCAAACGCGCGGCACCCACGGCGCGGCGCTGCTGGACCGCGCGGGCGTCGTTTGCTTCCGCGAGGATATCGGCCGGCACAACGCGCTCGACAAGTTGGCCGGCTGGTTGCTGACCGAACGCCGCGATCCGGCGGAATTGGCGCTGTACACCACCGGCCGCGTTACCAGCGAGGTCGTGCTGAAAGCCGCGCGGCTGGGAACGCCGATCATTGCCTCGCGCGCCATGCCCACGGAACTGGCGTTGCAACTGGCCGAACAAATCGGCCTCACCGTGGTCTGCGCCCTGCGCGGCTCCTCCTGCCTCGTCGTCCTCGGGCCGGAGCGAATTGATTTGGAAGGCTGA
- a CDS encoding molybdenum cofactor guanylyltransferase gives MSTPRAIDREPLNDITAVILAGGHSARMGRDKALLPFAGTPLLLGLIATMRRLFSQVLVAGGDPARYPDLPVPVVPDLFPGRGAMAGLHAGIAHAATPRIFALACDTPFPEIALIHRLARLDPGADWVLPHTASGHEPLFAVYSQACRPAMEKLLAAGKSRILLLAETVRTRLVEEDELRRYDPELRSFINLNTPEDLRRHAAR, from the coding sequence TTGTCCACGCCGCGCGCCATCGACCGCGAACCGCTGAACGACATCACCGCCGTGATTCTGGCCGGCGGCCACAGCGCCCGGATGGGCCGCGATAAGGCCCTCCTGCCTTTCGCCGGCACGCCGTTGTTGCTCGGCCTGATCGCCACGATGCGGCGGCTGTTTTCCCAGGTGCTGGTCGCCGGCGGCGATCCGGCCCGCTATCCGGATTTGCCGGTCCCCGTCGTTCCCGATCTTTTCCCCGGCCGCGGCGCCATGGCGGGGCTGCATGCCGGGATCGCCCATGCGGCGACACCGCGAATCTTCGCGCTGGCTTGCGACACGCCTTTCCCCGAAATCGCGCTGATTCACCGGCTGGCGCGGCTGGATCCCGGCGCCGATTGGGTTCTGCCCCACACCGCGAGCGGCCACGAACCGTTGTTCGCGGTTTATTCGCAGGCCTGCCGGCCGGCGATGGAAAAATTATTGGCGGCGGGAAAATCGCGCATTCTGCTGCTGGCCGAAACCGTGCGGACGCGCCTGGTGGAAGAGGACGAATTGCGGCGCTACGATCCGGAATTGCGCAGCTTCATCAATCTCAATACGCCCGAGGATCTCCGGCGCCACGCGGCGCGGTGA
- a CDS encoding formate dehydrogenase accessory protein FdhE yields MKQRGPLPEVKPTPHHPDELKPGHLRFAATRLDEAVAAHRDAEYAPPELLTLTNRQLALVEHYFDRFASIAAAYELTAEQAAGRIEEGFYLLDADRLDPPPELLLTLLDEIVALADFTDEETKRILAGFAADLQARPEELRRLVRLNIARDPTLIESEAAAADLPTGAYWFVARNLAAATLTPFGARLAPLVDDERWRRNRCPVCGNEPALAALAGDGGRRHLYCDTCGMVWTFDRLACPFCDHRKQEDLRVLVVDDQSPHRLDACEHCHRYLKTVDYRKIEENRAALLPIEDAATLYLDLMADRDGYHRD; encoded by the coding sequence GTGAAACAGCGCGGTCCCTTGCCTGAGGTGAAGCCGACGCCGCACCACCCCGACGAACTCAAACCGGGGCACCTGCGGTTTGCCGCCACGCGGCTGGACGAAGCCGTCGCCGCGCATCGCGACGCCGAATACGCGCCACCGGAACTGCTGACGTTGACCAACCGGCAACTGGCGTTGGTCGAACATTATTTCGACCGCTTCGCCTCCATCGCCGCCGCCTACGAGTTGACGGCCGAACAAGCGGCCGGAAGGATCGAGGAAGGCTTTTACCTGTTGGATGCCGATCGCCTGGACCCGCCGCCGGAACTGTTGCTGACCTTGCTCGATGAAATCGTCGCCCTGGCCGATTTCACCGACGAGGAAACCAAACGGATCCTGGCCGGCTTTGCCGCCGACCTCCAGGCGCGGCCGGAGGAATTGCGGCGGCTGGTGCGCCTGAACATCGCCCGCGATCCGACCCTCATCGAATCCGAAGCCGCCGCCGCGGATTTGCCGACCGGCGCGTACTGGTTCGTGGCGCGCAACCTCGCCGCGGCAACATTGACTCCCTTCGGGGCGCGCCTGGCCCCGCTGGTCGACGACGAACGCTGGCGCCGCAACCGCTGCCCCGTCTGCGGCAACGAACCGGCCCTCGCCGCGCTGGCCGGCGACGGCGGCCGCCGCCACCTCTACTGCGACACGTGCGGCATGGTCTGGACATTCGACCGCCTGGCCTGTCCGTTTTGCGATCACCGGAAGCAAGAGGATTTGCGCGTGCTGGTCGTCGATGACCAAAGCCCGCATCGACTGGATGCCTGCGAACATTGCCATCGCTATCTGAAAACCGTCGACTACCGCAAAATCGAGGAAAACCGCGCCGCACTGCTGCCCATCGAGGACGCGGCGACGCTCTATCTCGATCTGATGGCCGACCGCGACGGCTATCACCGGGATTGA
- a CDS encoding formate dehydrogenase, whose translation MAKMMMLIDPSRCTGCRGCQVACKQWNGNVATKTTFTGTYQNPPDFDGDTFTLVRFKEYPVGAFGVYWLMTNDKCRHCAEPTCVEAMPKDGYVIHESGAVVYTDKAKAVLKDVVDSCPFAIPTLNKKSGLLAKCTLCADRTAEGMEPACAKTCPTDAILWGEQETMMKYAKERIAWLKTKNGDRFKADKIKLYPDEGFGCHVRWILLDDYAKHGLVGEM comes from the coding sequence ATGGCTAAAATGATGATGCTGATTGATCCCAGCCGCTGCACCGGTTGCCGCGGTTGCCAAGTGGCTTGCAAACAATGGAACGGTAACGTGGCCACGAAAACCACCTTTACCGGCACGTACCAAAATCCGCCGGATTTCGACGGCGACACCTTCACCCTGGTTCGCTTCAAGGAATACCCCGTCGGGGCGTTCGGCGTGTACTGGCTGATGACCAACGATAAATGCCGCCACTGCGCCGAACCCACTTGCGTCGAGGCGATGCCGAAGGACGGCTACGTCATTCACGAATCGGGCGCCGTGGTCTATACCGACAAGGCCAAGGCCGTTTTGAAAGATGTCGTGGATTCCTGCCCGTTCGCCATTCCGACCTTGAACAAGAAGTCGGGCCTGCTGGCCAAATGCACGCTCTGCGCCGATCGCACCGCCGAAGGCATGGAACCGGCCTGCGCCAAGACCTGCCCGACCGACGCCATCCTGTGGGGCGAACAGGAAACGATGATGAAATACGCCAAGGAGCGCATCGCCTGGCTGAAGACCAAAAACGGCGATCGCTTCAAGGCCGACAAAATCAAGCTTTACCCGGACGAGGGCTTCGGTTGCCACGTCCGCTGGATCTTGCTCGATGATTACGCCAAGCACGGTCTGGTGGGCGAAATGTAA